One window from the genome of Candidatus Nanopelagicales bacterium encodes:
- a CDS encoding alpha-1,4-glucan--maltose-1-phosphate maltosyltransferase: MSRIGKPRSESDVSLSNSPWLAPVTTVAAELSGRFPITDISPVVLGGRRAAAAAAGELIPIRATAFREGHDSLGVEVVLHNPDGQEHSRVRMRANNDGLDTWSAHVRPDAMGLWHFNIEAWGDPWGTWTHRAEIKIPANLDVDLECEEGARILERALAAFSGANHTLLSTVISTLRSQLPPLVKLAAATDPQVERAMHDNPLREFVTTSGPWPLRVQRRRALVGAWYEMFPRSEGADVAKKTSGTFRAATQRLNAIADMGFDVVYVPPIHPVGEVNRKGPNNTLTPKAGDPGSPWAIGSKAGGHDAVHPDLGTLKDFAAFVKHANALGMEIALDLALQAAPDHPWVTAHPEWFTTRADGSIAYAENPPKKYQDIYPLNFDNDPEGLYLEVERVTRFWVEHGVRIFRVDNPHTKPVWVWERLIAAINATDPDVLFLAEAFTRPPMMRALAEVGFQQSYTYFTWRNERGEIEQYLNQLASSAAESMRPNLFTNTPDILTEYLQDGGPHAFAIRAVLAATLAPTYGIYSGFELFEHVALKPGSEEYLDTEKFQYRPRDWQQADELGITLAPMLTKLNQIRRNHPALQDLRSLKFHASDNPNVIAFSKHDQGDTILVVVNLDSYNEHHSNIWWDMPAFGLEWNERFIAQDLLNDHSWTWEQHTYVRLAPWEQVAHVIYLPKGSSDGSAIR, translated from the coding sequence ATGTCCCGAATCGGAAAACCTCGGTCAGAATCTGACGTAAGCCTTTCCAATTCGCCATGGCTAGCCCCGGTCACCACAGTGGCCGCAGAGCTCTCAGGCCGCTTCCCGATCACTGATATTTCGCCTGTTGTTCTTGGCGGTAGACGAGCCGCAGCCGCTGCTGCCGGCGAATTAATTCCCATTCGAGCCACGGCCTTTCGCGAAGGTCACGACAGCTTGGGAGTTGAGGTCGTGCTTCATAACCCAGATGGCCAAGAACATTCCCGAGTGCGCATGCGCGCTAATAACGACGGCCTGGACACCTGGAGCGCACATGTGCGTCCAGACGCCATGGGGCTGTGGCATTTCAACATTGAAGCGTGGGGTGATCCTTGGGGAACGTGGACCCATCGAGCTGAAATTAAGATTCCAGCAAATCTTGATGTTGATCTTGAATGTGAAGAAGGGGCGCGCATTCTTGAACGCGCGCTTGCGGCATTCAGTGGTGCGAACCACACACTTCTTTCAACAGTCATCAGCACGCTGCGTTCACAATTGCCCCCTCTTGTGAAACTTGCCGCAGCAACTGATCCTCAAGTTGAGCGAGCAATGCACGACAACCCGCTTCGTGAATTTGTTACCACGAGTGGCCCGTGGCCACTGCGCGTGCAACGCCGCCGTGCACTTGTTGGCGCTTGGTACGAAATGTTTCCACGCAGTGAAGGCGCAGATGTTGCGAAGAAAACATCAGGCACGTTTCGCGCCGCAACTCAACGCCTCAATGCGATTGCCGACATGGGTTTCGATGTTGTGTATGTGCCACCCATTCACCCAGTAGGTGAAGTCAACCGCAAAGGTCCAAATAACACGTTGACACCTAAGGCAGGGGACCCCGGGTCACCTTGGGCAATTGGATCAAAGGCCGGGGGGCACGATGCTGTGCATCCTGACCTTGGAACGTTGAAGGATTTTGCTGCATTTGTGAAACATGCAAATGCACTCGGTATGGAAATTGCACTCGACCTTGCATTGCAAGCTGCACCTGATCATCCGTGGGTAACTGCCCACCCTGAGTGGTTCACTACCCGCGCTGATGGAAGCATTGCCTACGCTGAAAATCCACCGAAAAAATACCAAGACATTTACCCACTGAATTTCGATAACGATCCTGAAGGCCTGTACCTCGAGGTTGAACGTGTAACGCGATTTTGGGTTGAACATGGAGTTCGAATTTTCCGCGTTGATAACCCACACACCAAGCCCGTGTGGGTGTGGGAACGACTCATCGCCGCGATCAATGCAACAGATCCTGATGTACTTTTCTTAGCGGAAGCTTTCACTCGCCCACCAATGATGCGCGCGCTTGCCGAAGTTGGATTTCAGCAAAGTTACACCTATTTCACTTGGCGCAATGAACGCGGGGAAATTGAGCAATACCTCAACCAACTCGCTTCCAGCGCCGCTGAGTCAATGCGCCCGAACCTCTTCACGAATACTCCCGACATATTGACTGAGTATCTTCAAGACGGTGGACCGCATGCGTTCGCAATCCGCGCGGTACTCGCTGCAACCTTGGCTCCTACCTATGGCATTTACAGCGGATTTGAACTCTTCGAGCATGTAGCGCTCAAACCTGGTAGCGAGGAGTACCTCGATACCGAGAAGTTCCAATACCGTCCTCGCGATTGGCAGCAGGCCGATGAACTTGGCATCACGCTTGCACCGATGCTGACCAAGCTCAATCAGATTCGTCGCAATCACCCCGCTCTTCAAGACCTACGTTCCTTGAAATTCCATGCCAGCGATAACCCGAATGTCATTGCCTTTTCTAAACACGATCAAGGCGACACGATTTTGGTGGTCGTAAATCTAGATTCCTACAACGAACACCACAGCAATATCTGGTGGGATATGCCCGCTTTTGGTCTCGAATGGAACGAACGCTTTATTGCGCAAGACCTCTTGAACGACCACTCTTGGACCTGGGAGCAGCACACATATGTACGCCTAGCACCATGGGAACAGGTCGCTCACGTGATTTACCTACCGAAGGGGTCATCAGATGGCAGCGCAATCCGCTAG
- the glgP gene encoding alpha-glucan family phosphorylase, which yields MRAIRRFTVRTVLPARLAALEELSLNLHWSWDPETRDLFAAIDHDLWQAVGEDPVRLLGEVSAERLAELANDDGYVGWVEQRVNKLRGYLTSDRWYQSLGNEAAAGIAYFSPEFGVTAALPQYSGGLGILAGDHLKTASDLGVPIIALGLFYRAGYFNQSLSRDGWQMERYPVCDPDGSPVTLLREADGSPAKVAVGLNGGRVIHAHIWVAQVGSVPLLMLDSDVEENAPTEREVTDRLYGGGGEHRLHQEMLLGIGGVRALRAYCRITGAPAPEVFHTNEGHAGFLGLERIRELVQSDRGLSYDEAFEAVRAGTVFTTHTPVPAGIDRFPRDLVAKTFGGDNAADGVPVERILALGTEDYEGGDPSVFNMAVMGLRIAGRANGVSLLHGVVSRGMFAGLWAGFDAEDVPITSITNGVHAPTWVSRQIRDLALSADNAGLLNEAQGWEAIAQASDERIWAVKRQLREVLIEDARKRLRESWLLRGASDAELQWIDGVLDPDILTIGFARRVPSYKRLTLMLRDKNRLRALLLDEKRPVQLVVAGKSHPADDGGKKLIQELVQFADEEGVRHRIVFLPNYDMAMATLLYPGCDVWLNNPIRPLEASGTSGMKAALNGALNLSILDGWWDEWFDGQNGWAIPTADGVEDPDHRDDLEAAALYDLIEKSVAPTFYENNAHGVPARWIGMVRHTLSTLGPKVLASRMVRDYVNTLYLPAAHAGRAANADNFALAREVAAWKSQVRSSWGTARVEHVEIQGVGDTVNLGTDVEIRAYVALGDLKPEDIIVQVVHGRVDSFDVIVNAQTPAMSVVEGYDGNRWLYSLKLNLAQNGPFGYTVRILPNHRGLASPQEMGLQIQPVVAAEVHAGEKPVQFDK from the coding sequence GTGAGAGCCATACGCCGATTCACCGTCCGAACTGTCCTTCCAGCGCGCCTTGCAGCCCTTGAGGAACTCAGCCTCAATCTGCATTGGTCTTGGGATCCTGAAACCCGCGATCTGTTCGCGGCCATTGATCATGATCTTTGGCAGGCGGTAGGCGAAGACCCTGTTCGCTTGCTCGGAGAAGTGTCAGCGGAGCGCCTGGCTGAACTCGCCAATGATGATGGTTATGTCGGTTGGGTTGAGCAGCGTGTGAACAAGTTGCGCGGCTACCTCACCAGTGATCGCTGGTATCAGTCACTGGGTAACGAAGCTGCAGCAGGCATTGCGTATTTCTCACCGGAATTTGGTGTGACCGCGGCTTTGCCTCAGTACTCAGGTGGCTTGGGCATTCTGGCTGGTGATCATTTAAAGACTGCAAGTGATCTCGGCGTACCGATCATTGCTCTTGGTTTGTTCTATCGCGCCGGCTACTTCAATCAGTCACTTTCGCGTGATGGTTGGCAGATGGAGCGCTACCCAGTGTGTGATCCAGATGGCAGCCCCGTCACCTTGCTTCGTGAAGCAGATGGCAGCCCAGCGAAGGTTGCTGTTGGTCTCAATGGTGGGCGTGTGATTCACGCACATATTTGGGTAGCGCAAGTTGGCAGTGTTCCGCTACTGATGCTTGACTCCGATGTAGAAGAAAATGCACCAACCGAACGTGAAGTCACTGACCGCCTGTACGGAGGTGGTGGAGAGCATCGCCTACACCAAGAAATGTTGCTCGGCATTGGTGGTGTTCGTGCACTTCGCGCCTACTGCCGCATTACCGGCGCACCTGCGCCTGAGGTTTTCCATACCAACGAAGGTCACGCTGGATTCTTGGGCCTTGAGCGCATTCGCGAACTCGTGCAATCAGATCGGGGCTTGTCATATGACGAAGCATTCGAAGCAGTGCGCGCAGGGACGGTGTTCACCACGCACACCCCGGTACCTGCAGGAATTGACCGATTCCCACGCGATCTCGTAGCTAAGACCTTTGGTGGCGATAACGCGGCAGATGGTGTTCCTGTTGAACGCATTCTCGCGTTGGGCACTGAGGATTACGAAGGTGGAGATCCCAGCGTCTTCAACATGGCTGTCATGGGACTGCGCATTGCGGGTCGCGCAAACGGCGTGAGTTTGTTGCACGGTGTGGTGTCCCGCGGAATGTTCGCGGGTCTGTGGGCGGGGTTTGACGCCGAGGATGTGCCAATCACATCGATCACCAATGGTGTACACGCCCCTACGTGGGTATCCCGTCAGATTCGCGATTTAGCGCTGAGTGCTGATAACGCCGGATTACTGAACGAAGCGCAAGGATGGGAAGCAATCGCGCAAGCGTCAGATGAACGTATCTGGGCAGTTAAGCGTCAGCTGCGCGAAGTGCTGATCGAAGACGCTCGTAAGAGACTTCGTGAATCTTGGCTCTTGCGTGGAGCAAGCGATGCTGAACTCCAATGGATCGATGGCGTGTTGGATCCAGACATTCTCACTATTGGGTTCGCTCGCCGCGTGCCGTCGTATAAGCGACTCACCTTGATGCTGCGCGACAAGAACCGTTTGCGTGCGCTGTTACTTGATGAGAAGCGTCCGGTGCAATTGGTTGTTGCCGGAAAGTCACACCCTGCAGATGATGGCGGCAAGAAACTCATTCAAGAACTTGTTCAGTTTGCTGATGAAGAGGGCGTTCGCCATCGGATCGTGTTCCTGCCAAATTACGACATGGCGATGGCAACATTGCTGTACCCAGGTTGCGATGTGTGGCTCAACAACCCGATTCGTCCGCTTGAAGCATCTGGCACCTCAGGCATGAAGGCAGCGCTCAACGGTGCACTCAACTTGTCCATCCTCGATGGCTGGTGGGATGAATGGTTCGATGGTCAAAATGGCTGGGCCATTCCAACTGCTGATGGTGTTGAAGATCCTGATCATCGTGATGATCTTGAAGCAGCGGCGTTGTATGACCTGATTGAAAAGTCTGTGGCGCCAACTTTCTACGAGAACAACGCTCACGGTGTTCCTGCTCGATGGATCGGCATGGTTCGTCATACCTTGAGCACGCTTGGGCCAAAGGTGCTGGCTAGCCGCATGGTTCGCGATTACGTCAACACGTTGTATTTGCCGGCAGCTCATGCAGGTCGTGCGGCAAATGCTGACAATTTCGCACTTGCTCGTGAAGTTGCTGCTTGGAAATCCCAAGTGCGCAGTTCATGGGGAACAGCGCGTGTTGAGCATGTCGAGATTCAAGGTGTCGGTGACACCGTGAACCTTGGAACTGATGTTGAAATCCGTGCCTATGTTGCACTCGGTGATCTCAAGCCTGAAGACATCATTGTGCAGGTTGTGCATGGTCGTGTTGATTCATTCGATGTGATCGTGAATGCGCAGACTCCAGCAATGAGCGTTGTCGAGGGTTATGACGGAAACCGCTGGTTGTACTCGCTGAAGTTGAACTTGGCACAGAACGGTCCATTTGGCTACACCGTTCGAATCCTGCCTAACCATCGCGGTCTTGCATCGCCTCAGGAAATGGGATTACAGATTCAGCCCGTGGTTGCTGCCGAAGTTCATGCTGGTGAAAAGCCAGTGCAGTTCGATAAATAG
- a CDS encoding tetratricopeptide repeat protein has translation MNTPFAGRGAIDLGALAVARQQQEQAAAAMANAPEGVVIDVTEASFQSAVIDQSETVPVILDLWATWCGPCKQLSPVLEKLAAESGGKWILAKIDVDAQPRLAQAFQVQSVPSVFAVIKGQPAALFQGAQPEAQIRAVIAEVLKIAAQQGVTGTVGEAPQVLDEIVSEEEPIDPRFAAAFDAIEAGDWQAAANAYQAVLAVTPNDVDAQAGLAMVGLYGRTESAVLNPAAAVNDVDAQMDLADSDVLNGNWESAFSRLIAAIKVTAGDDRARLRTRLLELFMIAGDEPAVVPARTALASALF, from the coding sequence GTGAACACCCCTTTTGCCGGCCGCGGGGCTATTGATTTAGGTGCCCTTGCGGTAGCCCGTCAACAACAAGAACAAGCAGCAGCGGCCATGGCCAATGCGCCTGAGGGCGTCGTCATTGATGTCACGGAAGCAAGTTTTCAATCCGCAGTCATTGACCAGTCCGAAACAGTTCCAGTGATCTTGGATCTCTGGGCAACCTGGTGTGGCCCTTGCAAGCAACTTTCTCCAGTGTTGGAAAAGCTGGCCGCAGAATCCGGCGGCAAATGGATCTTGGCAAAGATCGACGTTGATGCGCAGCCACGTTTAGCTCAGGCCTTCCAGGTGCAGTCAGTTCCATCCGTGTTCGCAGTGATTAAGGGACAACCTGCTGCACTGTTCCAAGGCGCTCAACCGGAAGCGCAAATTCGTGCGGTGATCGCTGAAGTCCTGAAGATTGCGGCGCAGCAGGGCGTCACTGGAACTGTTGGTGAGGCTCCACAGGTTCTGGATGAAATCGTGAGCGAAGAGGAACCAATTGATCCTCGCTTCGCCGCTGCCTTCGATGCAATTGAAGCTGGCGATTGGCAAGCAGCTGCGAATGCGTATCAAGCAGTGCTCGCGGTGACACCGAATGATGTTGATGCGCAAGCAGGGTTGGCCATGGTTGGTTTGTATGGACGCACTGAATCCGCAGTGCTCAATCCCGCTGCGGCAGTCAATGATGTCGATGCGCAAATGGATCTCGCTGATTCCGATGTACTGAACGGAAACTGGGAATCTGCGTTTAGTCGCTTGATCGCAGCGATCAAAGTCACCGCCGGCGACGATCGAGCACGCTTGCGCACCCGCTTGCTCGAACTGTTCATGATTGCGGGGGACGAGCCAGCGGTAGTTCCTGCACGCACCGCTTTGGCGAGTGCACTTTTCTAA
- the glgX gene encoding glycogen debranching protein GlgX — translation MPLTHPQRWDPLGVRPDGNGGAFAAIWAQGASQVYLCTFDDEGNEHQIELNERVFNIFNAHIPHMPVGTRYGFRVHGDWNPAIGHRWNPNKLLIDPYAKAIDGQLVLNTAVNGHIGNDDLAFNAENSAPYVPKSVLTDTSFDWGNDQAPNTPWSDTVIYEAHVKGLTKLHPSVPEHQRGTYAGLAHPSVIEHLVACGVTAVELLPIHQFVDEVHLMELGLTNYWGYNSIGFFAPHHAYSSTGSRGQQVNEFKNMVKSLHAAGLEVILDVVYNHTAEGNQFGPTLSFRGIDNDDYYHLSQNGRAYSDYTGTGNTLNLSSPHVLQMVMDSLRYWVTEMHVDGFRFDLASALARSMHDVEMLGTFMSTLQQDPVLRRVKLIAEPWDVGPGGYQVGEFPPLWTEWNDKYRDCVRDWWRGAAGIGEIGWRLTGSADLYGEDGRRPFASINFITAHDGFTMKDLVSYEHKHNLANGEDNRDGTDNNRSRNYGVEGPTSDEAILNVRERQLRNMFATLALSTGVPMITAGDEFGRTQLGNNNAYCQDNEISWVNWDLSQAQWDLLSFNQRTMQIRHKYRTFRQRYHFDGKPLHEGGPKDLAWIGTDGNDIPADAWHQGDRRTLGMFITGELPHSDEFSPHADASFLLIIHAGEGPQDFVLPGSPYANTYVCELDSAANVNANTWPEMQAGATVTMAPLSLLLFRISS, via the coding sequence GTGCCGCTCACCCACCCACAACGCTGGGATCCACTCGGCGTTCGCCCCGACGGAAATGGCGGCGCCTTCGCCGCGATCTGGGCCCAGGGTGCCAGTCAGGTATACCTCTGTACTTTTGATGATGAAGGCAATGAGCATCAAATTGAGCTAAATGAACGTGTCTTCAATATTTTCAATGCCCATATCCCGCATATGCCCGTGGGTACGCGCTATGGATTCAGAGTTCACGGCGACTGGAACCCTGCTATTGGGCACCGGTGGAATCCCAATAAATTATTGATTGACCCCTACGCCAAAGCCATTGATGGTCAGCTCGTATTGAATACCGCTGTCAATGGCCACATTGGCAACGATGATCTTGCCTTTAATGCAGAAAACTCCGCACCGTACGTTCCTAAATCGGTTTTGACGGATACCAGCTTTGACTGGGGAAATGATCAAGCTCCCAATACGCCGTGGAGTGACACGGTTATTTACGAGGCTCATGTCAAAGGCCTCACCAAGCTTCATCCCAGCGTTCCTGAGCACCAACGCGGCACCTACGCAGGCTTGGCCCATCCCAGCGTAATTGAGCACCTCGTTGCATGTGGTGTCACCGCAGTTGAGTTGCTCCCTATCCATCAGTTTGTGGATGAAGTTCACCTTATGGAACTTGGACTTACAAACTATTGGGGCTACAACTCCATTGGCTTCTTTGCTCCACATCACGCATACAGTTCAACGGGAAGCCGCGGCCAACAGGTCAACGAATTCAAGAACATGGTGAAGTCATTACATGCTGCAGGCCTCGAAGTAATTCTTGATGTTGTCTACAACCACACCGCTGAAGGCAACCAATTCGGCCCAACACTCAGCTTCCGTGGAATTGATAACGATGATTACTACCACCTCAGCCAAAACGGGCGCGCCTACTCTGATTACACAGGAACCGGAAACACTCTGAACCTTTCGAGTCCACATGTACTTCAGATGGTGATGGATTCGCTTCGATACTGGGTCACCGAAATGCATGTGGATGGTTTCCGTTTCGATCTGGCTTCTGCACTTGCCCGTTCAATGCACGATGTCGAAATGCTGGGAACGTTCATGTCCACTCTTCAGCAGGATCCTGTTCTGCGCCGAGTCAAACTGATCGCAGAACCTTGGGATGTTGGCCCCGGCGGGTACCAAGTTGGCGAATTCCCACCGTTATGGACTGAATGGAATGACAAATACCGCGACTGCGTCCGTGACTGGTGGCGCGGAGCAGCTGGTATCGGCGAAATTGGTTGGCGCCTCACGGGTTCTGCGGACCTGTACGGAGAAGACGGGCGCCGTCCGTTTGCATCGATCAACTTCATCACGGCACACGATGGATTCACCATGAAGGATCTGGTGAGCTACGAACATAAACACAATTTGGCTAATGGTGAAGACAACCGCGATGGCACTGACAACAACCGTTCACGTAATTACGGAGTCGAGGGCCCGACTTCAGACGAAGCCATCCTGAACGTTCGCGAACGCCAACTCCGAAACATGTTCGCGACTCTCGCGCTTTCTACTGGCGTTCCCATGATTACCGCAGGAGATGAATTCGGACGAACTCAACTGGGCAATAACAACGCCTACTGCCAGGACAACGAAATTTCTTGGGTCAATTGGGATCTGTCACAGGCGCAATGGGATTTACTCTCGTTCAACCAAAGAACAATGCAGATTCGACACAAGTACCGAACCTTCCGCCAGCGTTATCACTTCGATGGAAAACCACTTCACGAAGGCGGACCAAAAGACTTGGCTTGGATCGGCACCGATGGAAATGACATTCCCGCAGATGCCTGGCACCAAGGCGACCGCAGAACATTAGGAATGTTCATCACGGGCGAATTGCCACACAGTGATGAATTTTCGCCTCATGCCGATGCGTCATTCTTACTCATCATTCATGCCGGTGAAGGCCCTCAAGACTTCGTGTTGCCAGGCAGCCCTTACGCGAACACGTACGTTTGTGAACTCGATAGTGCTGCGAACGTCAATGCAAACACGTGGCCGGAAATGCAAGCGGGAGCCACCGTGACGATGGCTCCATTGAGCTTGCTGCTGTTTCGTATCAGCAGTTAG
- a CDS encoding Rrf2 family transcriptional regulator, translating into MYISAKADYGMRALLELTASYLANPQTLVKGEAISESQEIPGKFLEGILRQLRLAGIVASRRGAVGGYRLNIAPQDITIADVVRALDGPLAAVRGQRPEDVEYAGPSEHLKEVWVAVRAAMRDVLEHITLADVAANHLPEPVTRLLDEPGAWQRRKP; encoded by the coding sequence GTGTACATCTCAGCCAAGGCAGATTATGGGATGCGTGCTCTCTTGGAACTCACAGCCTCCTACTTGGCCAATCCGCAAACGTTGGTCAAAGGCGAAGCAATCAGTGAATCCCAAGAGATCCCCGGCAAATTCCTCGAAGGGATTCTGAGACAACTGCGACTTGCTGGCATCGTGGCCAGTCGAAGAGGCGCCGTGGGAGGCTACCGCCTCAATATTGCCCCACAGGACATAACTATTGCTGATGTGGTGCGCGCCCTCGATGGCCCACTTGCCGCGGTCCGAGGTCAAAGACCCGAAGACGTGGAATATGCCGGCCCCTCAGAGCACCTCAAAGAGGTCTGGGTTGCGGTACGCGCAGCGATGCGCGATGTGCTCGAACACATCACCTTGGCTGATGTTGCGGCAAACCATTTGCCCGAACCTGTGACAAGGCTCCTAGATGAGCCAGGTGCATGGCAGCGACGCAAGCCATAG
- the glgB gene encoding 1,4-alpha-glucan branching protein GlgB — MAAQSASTIVIPQSDLDRIVDGWHHDPHSILGPHIGTDSVTIRALRPLAKAVTVVTPTSRIPMTHEYRGIWYAIVSGTQIPTYALDTTYDQEVIPGDDPYRFLPTLGDVDLHLISEGRHEELWNALGAHVRTYDTPLGQVTGTSFAVWAPSAQGVRVSGDFNFWDGTAHPMRSLGSTGVWELFIPNIGNGVTYKYQILGQDGVWRDKADPMAYATEVPPASGSRVFTSTHQWTDHAWLAQRAAKDPHRNPISIYEVHLGSWREGLTYRELATELVEYVKRTGFTHVEFMPLAEHPYSPSWGYHVTSYFAPSSRFGSPDDLRFLIDALHNAGIGVIVDWVPAHFATDPWALVKFDGSALYEHPDPSRGEHPDWGSFIFNYGRTEVRNFLVSNAIYWLEEYHVDGLRVDGVASMLYLDYSRKAGEWYPNQFGGRENLEAVQFLQEMNATVYKRVPGVMTIAEESTAWPGVTQPTFNGGLGFGFKWNMGWMHDSLDYVEHEPIHRQYHHNEMTFSMVYAYSERFILPISHDEVVHGKGSLIGKMPGDRWQQLANLRAYLGFMWAHPGKNLLFMGSEFAQSQEWNSEKSLEWWLLEYPEHQGALAAVIDLNRVYKETPALWQLDDQPRGFEWINANDAEANVFSWLRWDESGSCVAVIINMSPVPHQNYRIALPFVGTWQELLNTDALHYGGSGLGNQGEVTALPNAWNGRPASADVVVPPLSAVYLYFDRARN, encoded by the coding sequence ATGGCAGCGCAATCCGCTAGCACCATCGTTATCCCCCAAAGCGATCTTGATCGCATTGTCGATGGATGGCATCACGACCCTCACAGCATTCTTGGCCCACATATTGGAACCGACTCGGTCACTATTCGCGCGCTTCGACCATTAGCAAAAGCCGTCACAGTGGTGACGCCGACTTCACGTATTCCGATGACACATGAATACCGTGGAATTTGGTATGCAATCGTGTCGGGAACGCAAATTCCTACCTACGCGCTCGACACAACGTACGACCAGGAAGTAATTCCTGGAGACGATCCATACCGATTTCTACCTACCTTGGGCGATGTTGATCTTCATCTCATTAGCGAGGGTCGTCACGAGGAACTCTGGAACGCACTGGGTGCTCATGTGCGCACCTACGACACTCCCCTAGGCCAAGTCACCGGCACATCGTTTGCCGTGTGGGCGCCAAGTGCTCAAGGTGTTCGTGTCAGTGGTGACTTCAACTTCTGGGATGGCACCGCACACCCAATGCGCTCCTTGGGTTCAACGGGTGTGTGGGAATTATTCATTCCCAATATTGGTAACGGTGTCACGTACAAATATCAAATCCTTGGGCAAGACGGAGTCTGGCGCGATAAAGCTGATCCGATGGCGTATGCCACTGAGGTTCCACCAGCATCCGGTTCACGTGTTTTCACTTCGACACATCAGTGGACCGACCACGCCTGGCTTGCGCAGCGCGCCGCAAAAGATCCGCATCGCAACCCCATCAGCATTTATGAAGTGCACTTAGGTTCATGGCGCGAAGGCTTGACCTATCGAGAACTTGCTACGGAACTCGTTGAGTATGTAAAGCGAACGGGATTCACTCACGTTGAATTCATGCCACTTGCTGAGCACCCATATTCACCATCTTGGGGCTACCACGTGACTTCGTACTTTGCGCCATCGTCACGCTTTGGCTCACCTGATGACTTGCGTTTTCTGATTGACGCACTTCACAACGCGGGCATCGGTGTCATCGTTGACTGGGTTCCTGCACACTTCGCCACTGACCCGTGGGCATTGGTGAAGTTTGACGGATCTGCACTCTACGAACATCCAGATCCAAGTCGCGGTGAGCACCCTGACTGGGGTTCATTTATTTTCAATTACGGACGCACAGAAGTACGTAACTTCTTGGTTTCGAATGCCATTTACTGGCTCGAGGAGTACCACGTTGATGGCCTTCGGGTAGACGGCGTGGCTTCAATGTTGTACTTGGATTACTCGCGAAAAGCTGGTGAGTGGTACCCCAACCAATTTGGTGGTCGCGAAAACCTTGAAGCCGTTCAGTTCTTACAAGAGATGAATGCAACGGTATACAAGCGAGTACCCGGCGTTATGACTATCGCAGAGGAATCAACTGCGTGGCCAGGCGTTACCCAGCCAACATTTAATGGTGGGCTTGGCTTTGGCTTTAAATGGAATATGGGCTGGATGCACGACTCGCTTGATTACGTCGAGCATGAGCCGATTCATCGCCAGTATCACCACAATGAAATGACCTTTTCAATGGTCTACGCCTATAGCGAGCGATTCATTTTGCCAATTTCGCATGATGAAGTCGTGCACGGTAAAGGTTCACTCATCGGCAAGATGCCTGGTGATCGTTGGCAACAGCTTGCCAATTTGCGCGCGTATCTCGGCTTCATGTGGGCTCACCCTGGGAAGAACTTGTTGTTCATGGGTTCAGAATTCGCGCAATCCCAAGAATGGAACAGCGAAAAGAGCCTTGAATGGTGGCTCCTTGAATACCCAGAACATCAGGGCGCCCTAGCAGCAGTAATCGACCTCAACCGAGTCTATAAAGAAACACCAGCACTCTGGCAATTAGATGATCAACCACGTGGCTTTGAGTGGATTAATGCCAATGATGCGGAAGCCAATGTGTTTTCCTGGCTTCGCTGGGATGAGTCAGGCAGTTGCGTTGCGGTCATCATCAACATGTCGCCGGTGCCGCATCAGAACTACCGCATTGCCTTGCCTTTTGTTGGTACATGGCAAGAACTTCTCAACACTGACGCACTGCACTATGGCGGCTCAGGACTGGGCAATCAAGGCGAAGTGACTGCGCTACCTAATGCTTGGAATGGACGACCAGCGTCAGCAGATGTAGTGGTTCCACCACTCTCAGCGGTGTATCTCTATTTCGATCGCGCTCGCAACTAA
- the mce gene encoding methylmalonyl-CoA epimerase, translating into MDPIFKRVDHIGIAVPDLDVAMKFYEEMFGMKVIHEEVNEEQGVRECMVAVDGGGAQLQLLAPTGPESTIAKFIDRNGPGIQQMAYTVDDVEVAADALRAKGIRMLYDAPRRGTGGSRINFAHPKDCGGVLVELVEPAKNAAH; encoded by the coding sequence ATGGATCCCATTTTTAAGCGTGTAGACCACATCGGCATTGCCGTTCCAGATCTCGACGTAGCCATGAAGTTCTACGAAGAAATGTTTGGAATGAAGGTCATTCACGAAGAAGTCAACGAAGAACAAGGCGTTCGCGAATGCATGGTTGCAGTAGACGGCGGCGGAGCTCAACTTCAGCTGCTTGCCCCAACTGGCCCAGAATCAACCATCGCAAAGTTCATTGATCGCAATGGCCCTGGCATTCAGCAAATGGCATACACCGTGGATGACGTAGAGGTTGCAGCTGATGCACTTCGCGCTAAAGGCATTCGCATGTTGTACGACGCACCTCGCCGTGGCACCGGTGGTTCACGCATTAACTTTGCCCACCCAAAGGATTGCGGTGGCGTGCTTGTTGAACTCGTCGAACCAGCCAAGAACGCTGCTCACTAA